The nucleotide window GTTCGGCCATTTCGGAAGCAGGTGTTATAGGATAAATCAATGCAATCTCGTTTAATCGGTATGCCATCCGAGCGGTGGCTTGATTGGCATTAACTAATATTTTTGAAGGTGTCATTTTGGTTGAGGTTTAGATACAATTAAGGCTATCCCTGTTCGAAATAGCCTTAATTTTAATAATTGATTAATTATCTTTCGAACTCTATTTTTACTGGAGTTGGGTTTGATATGATGTCAAAAACAGGAGAGAATTGAGATAATGCTTTTAACTGTTCATCAGTTGCATCAGATTTCACTTTAAATTTCACAGTGATCCCGCTAAAACCTTTTCTAACTTCAGGATCTATACCTAAAAATCCTTGTAAATTTACATCGCCTTCCAATTTAGATTCCATACTTTCTATATCGATTCCTTGAGCTGCAGCATGATAAGCCATCGCTCCAATTAAACAAGAACCTAAAGCATGTAATACAGTTTCGGCAGGGTTAGCAGCAACATCATTTCCCAATAAAACAGGAGCGTGGTCGCATTCCATTGTAAAGGTTTCTGTTCTAGTTTCGTCTTCTTGTCCTGCACCGTAAAAACTTTTTACGCTTGTTACACAATGTCCACCATCAATCCAATTAGTTTTTCCTCTGAATTGGAAATCGCCCATGGATGGATCTGATTGAACTAATTTTACGGTTTCTACTAATTGGTCAACGTTTACTCCGTTTTTAACATTTGGTTGTTCTGTTGTGATCATTTTTTTGAGTTTTAAATTGTTAAGATTATTATTGATTGTTCACGCTTCTTATATGGCATATGGCGTGCCAAAACAATTAAAACATTGAAAAACAGATTGTTGTGGTATTTTGGAAGATAAAATGATTTACGAAATTTCGTAATTAAACGAAATATCAATCCTAGAATACGATAATTCGTTATTAAATGGGTCTTTCGATCCCCAAGGTTTTTATTTTAGAAGCCAATGTTGTCGATGGAAGACCTAATAATTCAGCTGCACCATGTTTTCCTGATATTTTCCACTTAGTTTGTCTTAGTGCTTTTAAAATATTTTCTTTCTCAATTTGTTGAAGTTCTTTGATGGTGAGAATTTTTATCGGGGCTTTAGATTCTCCAATAGGATCTAATTCAGAAGTTGGTAATAGCTGAGACCAATTTACAAATCCATTATCTGCTATAATTGCGGCTCTTTCCATTAGGTTTTGAAGTTCTCTAACATTCCCTGGCCATTTATACGCTAGAAAAAGAGTTTTGGTATCGTTATCTAATGTAATTTTAGGTTTTGAAAATTTGTCGGTGTAATGGTTTAACATTTCTTGGGCAATGAGGTTAATGTCATCACCTCGTTCCCTTAATGGTGGTACTGAAATGGGGAAAACATTTAATCTGTAATAAAGGTCTTCCCTAAATTTACCTTCTTTGGATTCTTTATAGAGATCTTTGTGGGTAGCAGCTATTATGCGAACATCTACCTTTATAGTTGTTGAACTTCCAACTGGTTCAAACTCTCCTTCCTGAAGAATCCTTAATAGTTTAGATTGCAATTCTATAGGCAATTCGCCAATTTCATCTAAAAACAAAGTTCCTTTATCAGCTAATAGAAACCTACCTTTCCTAGCAGATGTTGCTCCTGTAAAAGCGCCCTTTTCATGACCGAACAATTCACTTTCAATTAGATTACCCGGAATGGCACCGCAATTCAGTTTCACCATTATCTTATCTGCTCGACTACTTTGTTGATGAATTGCTCTTGCAATAAGTTCTTTTCCTGTTCCTGTTTCCCCATGAATAAGAACAGTAGCTCCAGTAGCAGCTACCTTTTTTACCGAATTTATTGCTTCTATCATTTTTGGGTGTTCCGCAATGATCCCAAAGTGTTGGGTTAATTCTTTTACTTCTTCTTCTAAATAATCAGATTTTTCAGTGAGGTCTACAATTTTGTTTTCTGCCTTGAGCCGTTCTTCAATGTTCCGTAATACTAGTGTAAAACAATCCATTTCCTCCGTTTTCCATCTGCTAATGGTACCCTCATTATATGAAATGTTGTTTTGGGAATCTAAAATTTTGAGAATTTTAGGAATGTAAGAATGACATATATTTTTATCTAAGTCTATCAATCTCCGTGTATACTTTTCAACTATATCAGCGCTATCTTCATCAAAAAAGAAAAGGATATTTCTTTGAATGATATCAGAATTGTCGAACATGCTGCATGCTGCTTGGTTACCAACAATTATCCTGAAATTTGAATCATACATTATAATCCCATCCATCGCACCGTCTAAAACCCCTTGGAGCTTAGCATTGGTCACTTCAATCTCTTTCTTGGATTTGGCAAGTTTATTTTGAAAATCGTCCACATCCCTGTGGCGTTTGATCATTACAGCTAAAATTCCTTTGGCTAAACCAGGATCTTTAGACATTAATTTTAAAAACTCACTTTTCTTAAGCTGGAAAAGAATAGCCCGATCTAGTGTGGTAACATCTGCCGATCTTACGCCTTCATCAATTAATGTATATTCCCCAAAACAATCGCCTTCCTTTAGGGTATTAAATATATGATCACCATCATGAACTTTAATAGTTCCTGAGTGGATGATGTAAAATGAATCACCCGGATCTCCTTTTTTGAAAATTGATTGGTTTCCATAACATGAATTTGTTTCCAATTTATTCGCAACTTCAATCAATGAAGATTGTTCCACTTCAGTAAAAAAGGGAATGTTGCTCAAGAAGTCAGCAATTTCTTCTGGTTTTAATTCAATCATGGTCGCTTGTAGTAACGAAAAATCGTTAATTAGGATTATTTAAATGTAACAAGATTCTTTAAAAATCCAACTATCATCTTATTTGTATAAATTAGGAGTGGAAAAAAAGTAAGTTGGATAAAAGGAAATTAGCGGCCATTATGTTTACCGACATTGTCGGTTATACAGCATTGATGCAACAAGATGAGCAATTGGCCATAAAAATAAGGAACAGACATCGAGAAACATTTGAGCGCACTTTAGAGGCCTTTAATGGTACTATGATTCAATATTATGGTGACGGAACGCTGAGTATTTTTGAAAGTGCTGTAGAAGCAGTTGAGTGTGCTATTGAACTTCAAAAGGCATACATAGCTGAACCTAAAATACCAATTAGGATAGGGATTCATGTTGGTGATATTATACAAACCTCACATGACATAATTGGTGATGCAGTAAATGTTACCTCTAGGATAGAATCTGCAGGTATAGCCGGGAGCATTTTAATATCAGATAAGATACGCGACCAACTAAGGGGACATCAGCATATTAAAGTTAAGTTTCTGGATGCGTACGATTTTAAAAATGTAGATACTGCAATCCCCTTGTACGCTATTGCAAATAAGGGTTTGGAAGTTCCGGAGGCAGATGAAGTTAGAGGAAAACTGAAACAATTGCCTGAAATTGTAAGGACCCAAAAAAAATCTAGACTAGGGTTGTTTCTTTCAAGTTTGGTTTTGGTTGTTGCCACCGCAATTATTATGTATTTTCTTATTAGACCATCGGAATCCGAGATTAAGGACCGTTCAATTGCTGTTCTTCCATTTAGTAATTTAAGCACGGATGAAGATTCAGACATTTTTAGGGAGGGTGTTACCGAAGAAATTCTAACTCATTTATCCCGTTATAAAGACCTGCATGTAATTTCTAGAACTTCGGTTTCTCAATATGAGAATACCCAAAAAACTATTACGGATATAGCTAAAGAACTTGGAGTTGCTTATATAGTCGAGGGTAGCATTAGAAAATATGGTGATAAAATTAGAATAACAGCCCAGTTGATTGATGCTCAAACTGATGAGCATGTTTGGTCTGAAAATTACGATAAGACATTAACAGATATATTTGAAATACAATCAGAAGTTGCAAAGGAAATTGCTGAAGCCCTTCAAGTAAATATAAACCTAGATTCCGAAACCAACACTTTTGTAATTCCTACCATAAGTATGGAGGCCTATCAATATTTTTTGCGAGGTAGGCAAGAGGCGGATAAAAGAAATGAGGAAAGCATAAAGAGGAGTATAGAGTTCTTTAAAAAGGCCATAGAAATAGATCCTCAATATGCTGAAGCCTATGCTGAAATTGCGAATTCGACTTTTTTACAGGCATATTACGGACAATTTGAACCAGATAGTTTGGCAAAGGTGGCTATTGATTTTGTTAGTAAGGCAGAATTAATTAATCCTAATATTGCAAGAATATATAGCGTAAAAGGGATGCTTTATAATCATTCCAAAGAATTTGAACTTGCTAAAACAGCATTTGAAAAGGCCATTGAACTTTCACCTAATGATGTTACGGCAAGGAGAAATTATGCAACTTATTTTTATTATACCAATCAATTTGAAAAGCAGCTTAACCAAAGTAAAATTGCATATCAATTAGACCCTTTATCGTTTGCATCTGCATCTAATTACTTTAGCGCATTAACGTTCAATGAAAAATGGACAGAAGCGGAACAGTTAATTGAGACAATCGAAAAAGACTTTAATGATATGGAACCCTTCATAATTAATAGATTAAAAATGCGGTTGTATATGGCTTCGGGTGATTACAACAAAGTAATAAAGCCTTTAGAGGCCTTAAGTGCTAATGATCCCAATTATTATAGAATGTTAGGCTATTCCGCAGCTAAAATTGGGGATAAGGCTTATGCATATCGCGTTATTGATACGATTAGAAAACGTGAAGATTATGAATTAAAATCTCACCATATTGCTGTTGTCTTTGCTGGCCTAAAGGAAAAAGACAGTGTTTTTTATTATTTGAATCCAATTAGAAACAAATCAATCCAATTCAACAGTTCGAGACTAAGTTATTTTGATGAGTACAAAAACACTAAGGAATATGAAGAGCTTCTTAAAGCTCATGGCATTGATTGATGTTCATAAAATGTTCTTTTTTGTTGTTGAAATTCAATAGGTTAATTTAATTTTTGGGAAAATTTATAGATTTTTGTTGTAACGATAATCTTTATATTGCGTCAAATTGTTGAATGTCAATCAAAAAAATCATGAGAGAAGATAATCAATTAATAGTTATTACCCACCTCAGTCAATTAGTGACTTTTGTCTTGGGGTTTGGTAGCCTTATAATCCCATTAGTTTTATGGGCCACACAAAAGGAGAAAATTTATCAGATGGATGAACAGGGAAAGGAAATAGTAAATTTTCAATTAAGCCTATTAATTTATATTATCATTTCAATTCCCCTAATTCTTTTATTTGGCCTAGGAATATTGTTATTGATTATAATCGGAGTTATTTCCTTTGTGTTTCCTATCATCAATGCAATCAAGGCTAGTAATGGGGAATCTCCAAAATATCCTTTATCTCTTAATTTTATTAGTTAGTTATTCGTTTGTTATAAGAGATAAAAAAAAACGCCCGCCTAATAAGTGAGCGTTTTTTAATATATAGTATTTGAATTAGTTGTTAAGCATTACAGGCATTACGAGCATGATAATTCGCTCTCCATCGTCTAAACCGTCCATTGGAGTAAGAATTCCTGCCCGATTAGGCAAGCTCATTTCTAATTGTACATCATCTGAACTCAAGTTGTTTAACATCTCTGTTAGGAATCGTGAATTAAATCCAATTTGCATATCATCGCCTTGATATTCACAACTTAATCGCTCTTCTGCTTTGTTGCTATAGTCAATATCTTCTGCAGAAATATTTAATTCCGCTCCAGCAATTTTTAAGCGAATTTGATGAGTGGTTTTATTGGAGAAAATACTTACTCTTTTTACCGAGTTTAAAAATTGGGTACGACCTATTACTAGTTTATTCGGATTTTCTTTCGGGATTACCGCTTCGTAGTTTGGATATTTGCCATCTATTAGTCTGCAAATCAACACCGAATTATCAAAAATAAATCTAGCATTACTATCATTATACTCCACTTTTACCTCGTCATCACTGCCGGCTAAAATACCTTTAAGCAGATTTAAAGGTTTTTTAGGCATAATAAATTCAGCTGATTGACTAGCGGTAACATCTTCTCTGGTATATTTCACCAATTTATGGGCGTCGGTAGAAACAAATGTTAAGCCTTCCGTGGAAAATTGGAAAAACACTCCACTCATAACGGGTCTTAAATCATCATTACCGGCTGCAAAAATGGTTTTACTAATGGCTGTGGCCAATATATCACCCATTATTGCAGTAGCACTTGGATCTTCAAGCGATACAGACTTAGGAAATTCATTACCATCAGCATACGCCAAGGCATATTTACCATGATTAGAGCTAATTTCAACCGTATGGTTATCTTCTACCACAAAGGTTAAAGGTTGCTCTGGAAATGTTTTTAAAGTATCCAACAATAATCTTGCTGGAAGTGCCACACTACCTTCACTTGTACTTTCAACTTCTATAGTTGAAGACATAGTCGTTTCCAAATCACTCGCCGAAACAGTCAGCTTGGAATGATCTAATTCAAATAAAAAATTATCTAGAATTGGAAGGGTGTTTGTTGTGTTGATAACGCCACCTAAAACCTGAAGTTGCTTAAGTAAATAGGTGCTCGAAACAATAAATTTCATCTATTCGTTATTTGGATCTCTTTCAAACGTCTTTAAGCTACAAATATATCTTAATACACTTGCAATATAAAACAAACTTATCAACAAATGTCAGCTATATCGACGTCTTCTAAGATAGTTAAATACAAAGCCAAAAAGGCCCAATATTATCAATGGTAGCCCAATATTTAAAAATTGCCATTTGGTTCGCTCCTCTGCTACTTTTTGGTTGTCTAAAAAAGGTATTACAATTTCTTTGGTACGAATGTTAATTAACCCATCGTCATCCAATAAATAGTTTACCGCATTTAATAAAAATTCTTTGTTCCCGAAAAGTTGCCCAGTCCATCTATCGAATCCTAACTGCTGAGGCTTTCCGTTGACAACTTCATTTTTTATGACATCACCATCAGAGATTACCATCATTTTAGTTGGAATACTTTCGTTTTTAAACTCTGAAGATTTATATGGCAGAATCCTATTATTATAAACTGAAGTAAATGTTCCTTCCAATAAAATGGCAAGATTTTGCGGACCCTTAACGAATTGTGCAGGATCTGCTTCTTCCTTAACAATGTCTAATGTAACCGTCGACGGTACACCTTGTAAACCACTTAAATCGGAACTTTTTAAAAGTATGGTTTTTGCGACGGCATTCTTCAATGTATCAATCGGACTTGCGAAGTCAAACCTAATCCTATTAAGGTTGGTGGTGATAGGGTGAGCTGGATTACTGGCAGCCAAGGGATCGTAA belongs to Aegicerativicinus sediminis and includes:
- a CDS encoding sigma 54-interacting transcriptional regulator is translated as MIELKPEEIADFLSNIPFFTEVEQSSLIEVANKLETNSCYGNQSIFKKGDPGDSFYIIHSGTIKVHDGDHIFNTLKEGDCFGEYTLIDEGVRSADVTTLDRAILFQLKKSEFLKLMSKDPGLAKGILAVMIKRHRDVDDFQNKLAKSKKEIEVTNAKLQGVLDGAMDGIIMYDSNFRIIVGNQAACSMFDNSDIIQRNILFFFDEDSADIVEKYTRRLIDLDKNICHSYIPKILKILDSQNNISYNEGTISRWKTEEMDCFTLVLRNIEERLKAENKIVDLTEKSDYLEEEVKELTQHFGIIAEHPKMIEAINSVKKVAATGATVLIHGETGTGKELIARAIHQQSSRADKIMVKLNCGAIPGNLIESELFGHEKGAFTGATSARKGRFLLADKGTLFLDEIGELPIELQSKLLRILQEGEFEPVGSSTTIKVDVRIIAATHKDLYKESKEGKFREDLYYRLNVFPISVPPLRERGDDINLIAQEMLNHYTDKFSKPKITLDNDTKTLFLAYKWPGNVRELQNLMERAAIIADNGFVNWSQLLPTSELDPIGESKAPIKILTIKELQQIEKENILKALRQTKWKISGKHGAAELLGLPSTTLASKIKTLGIERPI
- the dnaN gene encoding DNA polymerase III subunit beta, which encodes MKFIVSSTYLLKQLQVLGGVINTTNTLPILDNFLFELDHSKLTVSASDLETTMSSTIEVESTSEGSVALPARLLLDTLKTFPEQPLTFVVEDNHTVEISSNHGKYALAYADGNEFPKSVSLEDPSATAIMGDILATAISKTIFAAGNDDLRPVMSGVFFQFSTEGLTFVSTDAHKLVKYTREDVTASQSAEFIMPKKPLNLLKGILAGSDDEVKVEYNDSNARFIFDNSVLICRLIDGKYPNYEAVIPKENPNKLVIGRTQFLNSVKRVSIFSNKTTHQIRLKIAGAELNISAEDIDYSNKAEERLSCEYQGDDMQIGFNSRFLTEMLNNLSSDDVQLEMSLPNRAGILTPMDGLDDGERIIMLVMPVMLNN
- a CDS encoding adenylate/guanylate cyclase domain-containing protein, with amino-acid sequence MDKRKLAAIMFTDIVGYTALMQQDEQLAIKIRNRHRETFERTLEAFNGTMIQYYGDGTLSIFESAVEAVECAIELQKAYIAEPKIPIRIGIHVGDIIQTSHDIIGDAVNVTSRIESAGIAGSILISDKIRDQLRGHQHIKVKFLDAYDFKNVDTAIPLYAIANKGLEVPEADEVRGKLKQLPEIVRTQKKSRLGLFLSSLVLVVATAIIMYFLIRPSESEIKDRSIAVLPFSNLSTDEDSDIFREGVTEEILTHLSRYKDLHVISRTSVSQYENTQKTITDIAKELGVAYIVEGSIRKYGDKIRITAQLIDAQTDEHVWSENYDKTLTDIFEIQSEVAKEIAEALQVNINLDSETNTFVIPTISMEAYQYFLRGRQEADKRNEESIKRSIEFFKKAIEIDPQYAEAYAEIANSTFLQAYYGQFEPDSLAKVAIDFVSKAELINPNIARIYSVKGMLYNHSKEFELAKTAFEKAIELSPNDVTARRNYATYFYYTNQFEKQLNQSKIAYQLDPLSFASASNYFSALTFNEKWTEAEQLIETIEKDFNDMEPFIINRLKMRLYMASGDYNKVIKPLEALSANDPNYYRMLGYSAAKIGDKAYAYRVIDTIRKREDYELKSHHIAVVFAGLKEKDSVFYYLNPIRNKSIQFNSSRLSYFDEYKNTKEYEELLKAHGID
- a CDS encoding DUF4870 domain-containing protein, whose translation is MREDNQLIVITHLSQLVTFVLGFGSLIIPLVLWATQKEKIYQMDEQGKEIVNFQLSLLIYIIISIPLILLFGLGILLLIIIGVISFVFPIINAIKASNGESPKYPLSLNFIS
- a CDS encoding OsmC family protein; protein product: MITTEQPNVKNGVNVDQLVETVKLVQSDPSMGDFQFRGKTNWIDGGHCVTSVKSFYGAGQEDETRTETFTMECDHAPVLLGNDVAANPAETVLHALGSCLIGAMAYHAAAQGIDIESMESKLEGDVNLQGFLGIDPEVRKGFSGITVKFKVKSDATDEQLKALSQFSPVFDIISNPTPVKIEFER